A single region of the Oscillatoria salina IIICB1 genome encodes:
- a CDS encoding histidine kinase — protein sequence MQQSNGRQVALEQNSYTPAGLLQLLLFIDERPGSQEHIRRVRSYLDSLKAEYPFELQVIDVGKQPYLAEHFRLVATPALVKICPEPRQTLAGSNLVAQLQKWWSRWQLSVEEAKEKQAAGELSDPTKSNSLGYSAELIRLSEEIFRLKKEKEELEEQLNFKDRVLAMLAHDLRSPLTAASIAVETIKIVQNQPNERFRALTEQLHQQACNQFRIMERMISDILQASKGKSAELTIEPHQLYLQNLCQEILAEYQERFQKKSQKLETDLPYDLPAVYADQELVRQVIINLLENAIKYTPEGGKIQVSILHRTTQKIQVSICDTGPGIPEEKRDRIFERHFRLQRDEDREGYGLGLSLCRQIVRSHYGQIWVDTASAGGSCFHFTLPVYN from the coding sequence GTGCAACAATCAAATGGCAGGCAGGTAGCTTTAGAACAAAATAGTTATACCCCAGCAGGGTTGCTTCAACTATTGCTGTTTATTGACGAGCGTCCTGGTTCTCAGGAACATATCCGGCGAGTACGCAGTTATCTAGACAGTTTGAAAGCCGAATATCCCTTTGAGCTTCAGGTGATTGATGTGGGGAAGCAGCCTTATCTAGCAGAGCATTTTCGATTGGTAGCCACCCCAGCTTTAGTCAAAATATGTCCTGAACCAAGGCAAACTCTAGCAGGAAGCAATCTCGTTGCTCAACTGCAAAAATGGTGGTCTAGATGGCAGCTTAGTGTTGAAGAAGCTAAGGAAAAACAAGCAGCAGGTGAGTTATCAGACCCCACAAAAAGTAATTCCCTTGGCTATTCCGCAGAACTCATTCGCTTATCTGAAGAAATTTTTCGCCTCAAAAAAGAAAAAGAAGAACTCGAAGAGCAATTAAATTTTAAAGACCGAGTGCTAGCAATGTTAGCACACGATCTCCGCAGTCCTCTTACCGCCGCTTCGATTGCTGTGGAAACAATCAAAATAGTTCAAAACCAGCCCAACGAACGTTTTCGAGCTTTAACCGAGCAGTTACATCAGCAAGCTTGCAACCAGTTTCGCATTATGGAAAGAATGATCTCGGATATTCTCCAAGCGTCGAAGGGTAAAAGTGCTGAATTAACGATTGAACCTCACCAACTCTATTTACAGAATCTTTGTCAAGAAATTTTGGCTGAATATCAAGAAAGATTCCAGAAAAAATCGCAAAAGCTAGAAACCGACTTACCTTACGATCTTCCTGCTGTTTATGCTGACCAAGAGTTAGTTCGCCAAGTTATTATTAATCTGTTAGAAAATGCGATTAAGTATACTCCAGAAGGAGGGAAAATCCAAGTTTCGATTTTACACCGGACGACCCAAAAGATTCAAGTGAGTATTTGCGATACAGGCCCGGGAATTCCAGAAGAAAAGCGCGATCGCATTTTTGAGAGACATTTCCGTCTTCAGCGAGATGAAGATCGAGAAGGATACGGTTTAGGTCTTTCTCTTTGCCGTCAGATCGTCCGATCGCATTACGGTCAAATCTGGGTA
- a CDS encoding glycoside hydrolase family 57 protein, whose amino-acid sequence MALGYVALVLHAHLPFVRHPESDYVLEEEWLFEAITETYIPLLHVFEGLKRDGIDFKMTMSLTPPLVSMLRDPLLQERFEQHLSNLEELAQQEIEHNQHNGHLRYLAEHYAQEFQAIRQTWEGYNGDLVTAFKQFLDSNNLEIITCGATHGYLPLMKMYPQAVWAQIQVACEHYEETFGRPAKGMWLPECAYYEGLDRMLADAGLRYFLTDGHGLLYARPRPRFGAYAPIFTEAGVAAFGRDHESSQQVWSSEVGYPGSPEYREFYKDLGWEAEYEYIKPYIMPNGQRKNTGIKYHKITSRTAGLSDKELYDPYWAREKAAEHAGNFMYNREQQVRHLAGIMGRSPIVVSPYDAELFGHWWYEGPWFIDYLFRKSWYDQNTFEMTHLADYLRREPTQQVCKPSQSSWGFKGFHEYWLNETNAWIYPYLHKATERMIELSCREPVDELEWKALNQAARELLLAQSSDWAFIMRTGTMVPYAVRRTRSHLMRFNKLYQDLKVAKIDSGWLEKVEKIDNIFPNINYRVYRPL is encoded by the coding sequence ATGGCTCTTGGCTACGTTGCCCTCGTACTTCACGCCCACCTACCCTTTGTCCGACATCCGGAAAGTGACTATGTTTTAGAAGAAGAATGGCTTTTTGAGGCAATAACGGAAACTTATATTCCTTTGTTGCACGTTTTTGAAGGACTAAAGCGGGATGGAATTGACTTTAAAATGACGATGAGTTTGACACCTCCCTTGGTGTCAATGCTACGCGATCCGCTCTTACAAGAACGCTTTGAGCAACATTTATCCAATTTAGAAGAACTCGCACAACAGGAAATCGAGCATAATCAGCATAACGGTCATCTGCGTTATCTCGCAGAGCATTATGCTCAAGAATTTCAGGCGATTCGTCAGACTTGGGAAGGCTACAACGGAGACTTAGTTACTGCTTTTAAACAATTTCTCGACAGCAACAATCTGGAAATTATTACCTGTGGTGCTACTCATGGCTATTTGCCATTGATGAAGATGTATCCCCAGGCAGTTTGGGCGCAAATTCAGGTGGCTTGCGAACATTACGAAGAAACTTTCGGTCGTCCGGCTAAGGGAATGTGGTTGCCCGAATGTGCTTATTATGAAGGTTTGGATCGAATGCTAGCGGATGCTGGCTTGCGTTACTTCCTCACTGACGGTCATGGCTTGCTATATGCTCGTCCTCGCCCTCGTTTTGGCGCTTATGCACCGATTTTTACTGAGGCGGGAGTAGCTGCTTTTGGTCGCGACCATGAGTCGTCTCAACAGGTATGGTCTTCTGAGGTAGGATATCCTGGTTCGCCAGAATATCGGGAATTTTATAAGGATTTGGGCTGGGAAGCAGAATACGAGTACATTAAGCCGTATATTATGCCTAATGGTCAGCGCAAAAATACGGGTATTAAGTATCACAAGATTACTAGTCGGACTGCGGGCTTATCGGATAAAGAATTATATGACCCTTATTGGGCAAGGGAAAAAGCTGCGGAACACGCGGGAAATTTCATGTACAATCGGGAACAGCAAGTTAGGCATTTAGCGGGAATTATGGGGCGATCGCCAATTGTGGTTTCTCCTTACGATGCTGAGTTGTTCGGTCACTGGTGGTATGAAGGTCCTTGGTTTATTGATTATCTGTTTCGTAAGTCTTGGTACGATCAAAATACTTTTGAAATGACTCACTTGGCTGATTATTTGCGTCGGGAACCAACTCAGCAAGTGTGTAAGCCTTCTCAGTCGAGTTGGGGTTTTAAGGGTTTCCACGAATATTGGCTGAATGAAACTAATGCTTGGATTTATCCTTATTTACATAAGGCGACGGAACGGATGATTGAGTTAAGCTGTCGCGAACCTGTTGATGAGTTGGAGTGGAAAGCTCTTAATCAAGCAGCGCGAGAGTTACTTTTGGCACAGTCTTCGGATTGGGCGTTTATTATGCGTACGGGAACGATGGTTCCTTATGCGGTTCGTCGCACGCGATCGCATTTGATGCGCTTTAATAAGCTCTATCAAGATCTTAAGGTCGCTAAGATTGATTCTGGTTGGCTGGAAAAGGTCGAAAAGATTGATAATATCTTTCCCAATATTAACTACCGTGTCTATCGTCCTTTGTAA